A genomic segment from Oncorhynchus keta strain PuntledgeMale-10-30-2019 chromosome 9, Oket_V2, whole genome shotgun sequence encodes:
- the LOC127931618 gene encoding uncharacterized protein LOC127931618 isoform X27, translating to MLTLQGVESVPQGCWPMLTLQGVESVPQGCWPMLTLQGVESVPQGCWPMLTLQGVESVPQGCWPMLTRQGVESVPQGCWPMLTRQGVESVPQGCWPMLTLQGVESVPRGCWPMLTLQGVESVLQGCWPMLTRQGVESVPQGCWPMLTLQGVESVPQGCWPMLTRQGVESVPQGCWPMLTLQGVESVPRGCWPMLTLQGVESVPQGCWPMLTPVLPTVVSVGWMSCGWWTILDTHGKLLRVEKPSSVAVLDTNRLSPTTIPCSKGLKYLVWPVHPLNGTHTQYIVSRLKNPSVTCLLPFIYLVSHV from the exons atgttgactctacaaggtgttgaaagcgttccacagggatgttggcccatgttgactctacaaggtgttgaaagcgttccacagggatgttggcccatgttgactctacaag gtgttgaaagcgttccacagggatgctggcccatgttgactctacaaggtgttgaaag cgttccacagggatgctggcccatgttgactcgacaaggtgtcgaaagtgttccacagggatgctggcccatgttgactcgacaaggtgtcgaaagtgttccacagggatgctggcccatgttgactctacaag gtgtcgaaagtgttccacggggatgctggcccatgttgactctacaaggtgtcgaaagtgttctacagggatgctggcccatgttgactcgacaaggtgttgaaagcgttccacagggatgctggcccatgttgactctacaaggtgtcgaaagtgttccacagggatgctggcccatgttgactcgacaaggtgtcgaaagtgttccacagggatgctggcccatgttgactctacaag gtgtcgaaagtgttccacggggatgctggcccatgttgactctacaag gtgtcgaaagcgttccacagggatgctggcccatgttgactccagtgcttcccacagttgtgtcagttggctggatgtcctgtggttggtggaccattcttgatacacacgggaaactgttgagagtggaaaaacccagcagcgttgcagttcttgacacaaaccgtctatcacctactaccataccctgttcaaagggaCTTAAATATTTAGTCtggcccgttcaccctctgaatggcacacatacacaatacattgtttcaaggcttaaaaatccttctgtaacctgtctcctccccttcatctacctggtgtcccatgtctaa
- the LOC127931618 gene encoding uncharacterized protein LOC127931618 isoform X20, with amino-acid sequence MLTLQGVESVPQGCWPMLTLQGVESVPQGCWPMLTLQGVESVPQGCWPMLTLQGVESVPQGCWPMLTRQGVESVPQGCWPMLTLQVVESVPRGCWPMLTLQGVEGVPQGCWPMLTLQGVESVPQGCWPMLTLQGVESVPQGCWPMLTRQGVESVPQGCWPMLTRQGVESVPQGCWPMLTLQGVESVPRGCWPMLTLQGVESVLQGCWPMLTRQGVESVPQGCWPMLTLQGVESVPQGCWPMLTRQGVESVPQGCWPMLTLQGVESVPRGCWPMLTLQGVESVPQGCWPMLTPVLPTVVSVGWMSCGWWTILDTHGKLLRVEKPSSVAVLDTNRLSPTTIPCSKGLKYLVWPVHPLNGTHTQYIVSRLKNPSVTCLLPFIYLVSHV; translated from the exons atgttgactctacaaggtgttgaaagcgttccacagggatgttggcccatgttgactctacaag gtgttgaaagcgttccacagggatgctggcccatgttgactctacaaggtgttgaaagcgttccacagggatgctggcccatgttgactctacaag gtgtcgaaagcgttccacagggatgctggcccatgttgactcgacaaggtgtcgaaagtgttccacagggatgctggcccatgttgactctacaagtggtcgaaagcgttccacggggatgctggcccatgttgactctacaaggtgttgagggcgttccacagggatgctggcccatgttgactctacaaggtgttgaaagcgttccacagggatgctggcccatgttgactctacaaggtgttgaaag cgttccacagggatgctggcccatgttgactcgacaaggtgtcgaaagtgttccacagggatgctggcccatgttgactcgacaaggtgtcgaaagtgttccacagggatgctggcccatgttgactctacaag gtgtcgaaagtgttccacggggatgctggcccatgttgactctacaaggtgtcgaaagtgttctacagggatgctggcccatgttgactcgacaaggtgttgaaagcgttccacagggatgctggcccatgttgactctacaaggtgtcgaaagtgttccacagggatgctggcccatgttgactcgacaaggtgtcgaaagtgttccacagggatgctggcccatgttgactctacaag gtgtcgaaagtgttccacggggatgctggcccatgttgactctacaag gtgtcgaaagcgttccacagggatgctggcccatgttgactccagtgcttcccacagttgtgtcagttggctggatgtcctgtggttggtggaccattcttgatacacacgggaaactgttgagagtggaaaaacccagcagcgttgcagttcttgacacaaaccgtctatcacctactaccataccctgttcaaagggaCTTAAATATTTAGTCtggcccgttcaccctctgaatggcacacatacacaatacattgtttcaaggcttaaaaatccttctgtaacctgtctcctccccttcatctacctggtgtcccatgtctaa
- the LOC127931618 gene encoding uncharacterized protein LOC127931618 isoform X14, whose amino-acid sequence MLTLQGVESVPQGCWPMLTLQGVESVPQGCWPMLTLQGVESVPQGCWPMLTLQGVESVPQGCWPMLTLQGVESVPQGCWPMLTRQGVESVPQGCWPMLTLQVVESVPRGCWPMLTLQGVEGVPQGCWPMLTLQGVESVPQGCWPMLTLQGVESVPQGCWPMLTRQGVESVPQGCWPMLTRQGVESVPQGCWPMLTLQGVESVPRGCWPMLTLQGVESVLQGCWPMLTRQGVESVPQGCWPMLTLQGVESVPQGCWPMLTRQGVESVPQGCWPMLTLQGVESVPRGCWPMLTLQGVESVPQGCWPMLTPVLPTVVSVGWMSCGWWTILDTHGKLLRVEKPSSVAVLDTNRLSPTTIPCSKGLKYLVWPVHPLNGTHTQYIVSRLKNPSVTCLLPFIYLVSHV is encoded by the exons atgttgactctacaaggtgttgaaagcgttccacagggatgttggcccatgttgactctacaaggtgttgaaagcgttccacagggatgttggcccatgttgactctacaag gtgttgaaagcgttccacagggatgctggcccatgttgactctacaaggtgttgaaagcgttccacagggatgctggcccatgttgactctacaag gtgtcgaaagcgttccacagggatgctggcccatgttgactcgacaaggtgtcgaaagtgttccacagggatgctggcccatgttgactctacaagtggtcgaaagcgttccacggggatgctggcccatgttgactctacaaggtgttgagggcgttccacagggatgctggcccatgttgactctacaaggtgttgaaagcgttccacagggatgctggcccatgttgactctacaaggtgttgaaag cgttccacagggatgctggcccatgttgactcgacaaggtgtcgaaagtgttccacagggatgctggcccatgttgactcgacaaggtgtcgaaagtgttccacagggatgctggcccatgttgactctacaag gtgtcgaaagtgttccacggggatgctggcccatgttgactctacaaggtgtcgaaagtgttctacagggatgctggcccatgttgactcgacaaggtgttgaaagcgttccacagggatgctggcccatgttgactctacaaggtgtcgaaagtgttccacagggatgctggcccatgttgactcgacaaggtgtcgaaagtgttccacagggatgctggcccatgttgactctacaag gtgtcgaaagtgttccacggggatgctggcccatgttgactctacaag gtgtcgaaagcgttccacagggatgctggcccatgttgactccagtgcttcccacagttgtgtcagttggctggatgtcctgtggttggtggaccattcttgatacacacgggaaactgttgagagtggaaaaacccagcagcgttgcagttcttgacacaaaccgtctatcacctactaccataccctgttcaaagggaCTTAAATATTTAGTCtggcccgttcaccctctgaatggcacacatacacaatacattgtttcaaggcttaaaaatccttctgtaacctgtctcctccccttcatctacctggtgtcccatgtctaa
- the LOC127931618 gene encoding uncharacterized protein LOC127931618 isoform X2 — MLTLQGVESVPQGCWPMLTLQGVESVPQGCWPMLTLQGVESVPQGCWPMLTLRGVESVPQGCWPMLTRQGVESVPQGCWPMLTLQGVEGVPQGCWPMLTLQGVESVPQGCWPMLTLQGVESVPQGCWPMLTLQGVESVPQGCWPMLTRQGVESVPQGCWPMLTLQVVESVPRGCWPMLTLQGVEGVPQGCWPMLTLQGVESVPQGCWPMLTLQGVESVPQGCWPMLTRQGVESVPQGCWPMLTRQGVESVPQGCWPMLTLQGVESVPRGCWPMLTLQGVESVLQGCWPMLTRQGVESVPQGCWPMLTLQGVESVPQGCWPMLTRQGVESVPQGCWPMLTLQGVESVPRGCWPMLTLQGVESVPQGCWPMLTPVLPTVVSVGWMSCGWWTILDTHGKLLRVEKPSSVAVLDTNRLSPTTIPCSKGLKYLVWPVHPLNGTHTQYIVSRLKNPSVTCLLPFIYLVSHV, encoded by the exons atgttgactctacaaggtgttgaaagcgttccacagggatgttggcccatgttgactctacaaggtgttgaaagcgttccacagggatgttggcccatgttgactctacaaggtgttgaaagtgttccacagggatgctggcccatgttgactctacgag gtgtcgaaagcgttccacagggatgctggcccatgttgactcgacaaggtgtcgaaagtgttccacagggatgctggcccatgttgactctacaaggtgttgagggcgttccacagggatgctggcccatgttgactctacaaggtgttgaaagcgttccacagggatgctggcccatgttgactctacaaggtgttgaaagcgttccacagggatgctggcccatgttgactctacaag gtgtcgaaagcgttccacagggatgctggcccatgttgactcgacaaggtgtcgaaagtgttccacagggatgctggcccatgttgactctacaagtggtcgaaagcgttccacggggatgctggcccatgttgactctacaaggtgttgagggcgttccacagggatgctggcccatgttgactctacaaggtgttgaaagcgttccacagggatgctggcccatgttgactctacaaggtgttgaaag cgttccacagggatgctggcccatgttgactcgacaaggtgtcgaaagtgttccacagggatgctggcccatgttgactcgacaaggtgtcgaaagtgttccacagggatgctggcccatgttgactctacaag gtgtcgaaagtgttccacggggatgctggcccatgttgactctacaaggtgtcgaaagtgttctacagggatgctggcccatgttgactcgacaaggtgttgaaagcgttccacagggatgctggcccatgttgactctacaaggtgtcgaaagtgttccacagggatgctggcccatgttgactcgacaaggtgtcgaaagtgttccacagggatgctggcccatgttgactctacaag gtgtcgaaagtgttccacggggatgctggcccatgttgactctacaag gtgtcgaaagcgttccacagggatgctggcccatgttgactccagtgcttcccacagttgtgtcagttggctggatgtcctgtggttggtggaccattcttgatacacacgggaaactgttgagagtggaaaaacccagcagcgttgcagttcttgacacaaaccgtctatcacctactaccataccctgttcaaagggaCTTAAATATTTAGTCtggcccgttcaccctctgaatggcacacatacacaatacattgtttcaaggcttaaaaatccttctgtaacctgtctcctccccttcatctacctggtgtcccatgtctaa
- the LOC127931618 gene encoding uncharacterized protein LOC127931618 isoform X21: MLTLQGVESVPQGCWPMLTLQGVESVPQGCWPMLTLQGVESVPQGCWPMLTLQGVESVPQGCWPMLTRQGVESVPQGCWPMLTLQVVESVPRGCWPMLTLQGVEGVPQGCWPMLTLQGVESVPQGCWPMLTLQGVESVPQGCWPMLTRQGVESVPQGCWPMLTRQGVESVPQGCWPMLTLQGVESVPRGCWPMLTLQGVESVLQGCWPMLTRQGVESVPQGCWPMLTLQGVESVPQGCWPMLTRQGVESVPQGCWPMLTLQGVESVPRGCWPMLTLQGVESVPQGCWPMLTPVLPTVVSVGWMSCGWWTILDTHGKLLRVEKPSSVAVLDTNRLSPTTIPCSKGLKYLVWPVHPLNGTHTQYIVSRLKNPSVTCLLPFIYLVSHV; encoded by the exons atgttgactctacaaggtgttgaaagcgttccacagggatgttggcccatgttgactctacaaggtgttgaaagcgttccacagggatgttggcccatgttgactctacaag gtgttgaaagcgttccacagggatgctggcccatgttgactctacaag gtgtcgaaagcgttccacagggatgctggcccatgttgactcgacaaggtgtcgaaagtgttccacagggatgctggcccatgttgactctacaagtggtcgaaagcgttccacggggatgctggcccatgttgactctacaaggtgttgagggcgttccacagggatgctggcccatgttgactctacaaggtgttgaaagcgttccacagggatgctggcccatgttgactctacaaggtgttgaaag cgttccacagggatgctggcccatgttgactcgacaaggtgtcgaaagtgttccacagggatgctggcccatgttgactcgacaaggtgtcgaaagtgttccacagggatgctggcccatgttgactctacaag gtgtcgaaagtgttccacggggatgctggcccatgttgactctacaaggtgtcgaaagtgttctacagggatgctggcccatgttgactcgacaaggtgttgaaagcgttccacagggatgctggcccatgttgactctacaaggtgtcgaaagtgttccacagggatgctggcccatgttgactcgacaaggtgtcgaaagtgttccacagggatgctggcccatgttgactctacaag gtgtcgaaagtgttccacggggatgctggcccatgttgactctacaag gtgtcgaaagcgttccacagggatgctggcccatgttgactccagtgcttcccacagttgtgtcagttggctggatgtcctgtggttggtggaccattcttgatacacacgggaaactgttgagagtggaaaaacccagcagcgttgcagttcttgacacaaaccgtctatcacctactaccataccctgttcaaagggaCTTAAATATTTAGTCtggcccgttcaccctctgaatggcacacatacacaatacattgtttcaaggcttaaaaatccttctgtaacctgtctcctccccttcatctacctggtgtcccatgtctaa
- the LOC127931618 gene encoding uncharacterized protein LOC127931618 isoform X19, with protein MLTLQGVESVPQGCWPMLTLQGVESVPQGCWPMLTLQGVESVPQGCWPMLTLRGVESVPQGCWPMLTRQGVESVPQGCWPMLTLQVVESVPRGCWPMLTLQGVEGVPQGCWPMLTLQGVESVPQGCWPMLTLQGVESVPQGCWPMLTRQGVESVPQGCWPMLTRQGVESVPQGCWPMLTLQGVESVPRGCWPMLTLQGVESVLQGCWPMLTRQGVESVPQGCWPMLTLQGVESVPQGCWPMLTRQGVESVPQGCWPMLTLQGVESVPRGCWPMLTLQGVESVPQGCWPMLTPVLPTVVSVGWMSCGWWTILDTHGKLLRVEKPSSVAVLDTNRLSPTTIPCSKGLKYLVWPVHPLNGTHTQYIVSRLKNPSVTCLLPFIYLVSHV; from the exons atgttgactctacaaggtgttgaaagcgttccacagggatgttggcccatgttgactctacaaggtgttgaaagcgttccacagggatgttggcccatgttgactctacaaggtgttgaaagtgttccacagggatgctggcccatgttgactctacgag gtgtcgaaagcgttccacagggatgctggcccatgttgactcgacaaggtgtcgaaagtgttccacagggatgctggcccatgttgactctacaagtggtcgaaagcgttccacggggatgctggcccatgttgactctacaaggtgttgagggcgttccacagggatgctggcccatgttgactctacaaggtgttgaaagcgttccacagggatgctggcccatgttgactctacaaggtgttgaaag cgttccacagggatgctggcccatgttgactcgacaaggtgtcgaaagtgttccacagggatgctggcccatgttgactcgacaaggtgtcgaaagtgttccacagggatgctggcccatgttgactctacaag gtgtcgaaagtgttccacggggatgctggcccatgttgactctacaaggtgtcgaaagtgttctacagggatgctggcccatgttgactcgacaaggtgttgaaagcgttccacagggatgctggcccatgttgactctacaaggtgtcgaaagtgttccacagggatgctggcccatgttgactcgacaaggtgtcgaaagtgttccacagggatgctggcccatgttgactctacaag gtgtcgaaagtgttccacggggatgctggcccatgttgactctacaag gtgtcgaaagcgttccacagggatgctggcccatgttgactccagtgcttcccacagttgtgtcagttggctggatgtcctgtggttggtggaccattcttgatacacacgggaaactgttgagagtggaaaaacccagcagcgttgcagttcttgacacaaaccgtctatcacctactaccataccctgttcaaagggaCTTAAATATTTAGTCtggcccgttcaccctctgaatggcacacatacacaatacattgtttcaaggcttaaaaatccttctgtaacctgtctcctccccttcatctacctggtgtcccatgtctaa
- the LOC127931618 gene encoding uncharacterized protein LOC127931618 isoform X7 translates to MWTLQGVESVPRGCWPMLTLQGVESVPQGCWPMWTRQGVESVPRGCWPMWTLQGVESVPQGCWPMLTRQGVESVPQGCWPMLTLQGVEGVPQGCWPMLTLQGVESVPQGCWPMLTLQGVESVPQGCWPMLTLQGVESVPQGCWPMLTRQGVESVPQGCWPMLTLQVVESVPRGCWPMLTLQGVEGVPQGCWPMLTLQGVESVPQGCWPMLTLQGVESVPQGCWPMLTRQGVESVPRGCWPMLTLQGVESVLQGCWPMLTRQGVESVPQGCWPMLTLQGVESVPQGCWPMLTRQGVESVPQGCWPMLTLQGVESVPRGCWPMLTLQGVESVPQGCWPMLTPVLPTVVSVGWMSCGWWTILDTHGKLLRVEKPSSVAVLDTNRLSPTTIPCSKGLKYLVWPVHPLNGTHTQYIVSRLKNPSVTCLLPFIYLVSHV, encoded by the exons atgtggactctacaaggtgttgaaagtgttccacggggatgctggcccatgttgactctacaaggtgtcgaaagtgttccacagggatgctggcccatgtggactcgacaaggtgtcgaaagtgttccacggggatgctggcccatgtggactctacaaggtgtcgaaagcgttccacagggatgctggcccatgttgactcgacaaggtgtcgaaagtgttccacagggatgctggcccatgttgactctacaaggtgttgagggcgttccacagggatgctggcccatgttgactctacaaggtgttgaaagcgttccacagggatgctggcccatgttgactctacaaggtgttgaaagcgttccacagggatgctggcccatgttgactctacaag gtgtcgaaagcgttccacagggatgctggcccatgttgactcgacaaggtgtcgaaagtgttccacagggatgctggcccatgttgactctacaagtggtcgaaagcgttccacggggatgctggcccatgttgactctacaaggtgttgagggcgttccacagggatgctggcccatgttgactctacaaggtgttgaaagcgttccacagggatgctggcccatgttgactctacaaggtgttgaaag cgttccacagggatgctggcccatgttgactcgacaaggtgtcgaaagtgttccacggggatgctggcccatgttgactctacaaggtgtcgaaagtgttctacagggatgctggcccatgttgactcgacaaggtgttgaaagcgttccacagggatgctggcccatgttgactctacaaggtgtcgaaagtgttccacagggatgctggcccatgttgactcgacaaggtgtcgaaagtgttccacagggatgctggcccatgttgactctacaag gtgtcgaaagtgttccacggggatgctggcccatgttgactctacaag gtgtcgaaagcgttccacagggatgctggcccatgttgactccagtgcttcccacagttgtgtcagttggctggatgtcctgtggttggtggaccattcttgatacacacgggaaactgttgagagtggaaaaacccagcagcgttgcagttcttgacacaaaccgtctatcacctactaccataccctgttcaaagggaCTTAAATATTTAGTCtggcccgttcaccctctgaatggcacacatacacaatacattgtttcaaggcttaaaaatccttctgtaacctgtctcctccccttcatctacctggtgtcccatgtctaa
- the LOC127931618 gene encoding uncharacterized protein LOC127931618 isoform X23, which translates to MWTLQGVESVPRGCWPMLTLQGVESVPQGCWPMWTRQGVESVPRGCWPMWTLQGVESVPQGCWPMLTRQGVESVPQGCWPMLTLQGVEGVPQGCWPMLTLQGVESVPQGCWPMLTLQGVESVPQGCWPMLTLQGVESVPQGCWPMLTRQGVESVPQGCWPMLTLQVVESVPRGCWPMLTLQGVEGVPQGCWPMLTLQGVESVPQGCWPMLTLQGVESVPQGCWPMLTRQGVESVPRGCWPMLTLQGVESVPQGCWPMLTPVLPTVVSVGWMSCGWWTILDTHGKLLRVEKPSSVAVLDTNRLSPTTIPCSKGLKYLVWPVHPLNGTHTQYIVSRLKNPSVTCLLPFIYLVSHV; encoded by the exons atgtggactctacaaggtgttgaaagtgttccacggggatgctggcccatgttgactctacaaggtgtcgaaagtgttccacagggatgctggcccatgtggactcgacaaggtgtcgaaagtgttccacggggatgctggcccatgtggactctacaaggtgtcgaaagcgttccacagggatgctggcccatgttgactcgacaaggtgtcgaaagtgttccacagggatgctggcccatgttgactctacaaggtgttgagggcgttccacagggatgctggcccatgttgactctacaaggtgttgaaagcgttccacagggatgctggcccatgttgactctacaaggtgttgaaagcgttccacagggatgctggcccatgttgactctacaag gtgtcgaaagcgttccacagggatgctggcccatgttgactcgacaaggtgtcgaaagtgttccacagggatgctggcccatgttgactctacaagtggtcgaaagcgttccacggggatgctggcccatgttgactctacaaggtgttgagggcgttccacagggatgctggcccatgttgactctacaaggtgttgaaagcgttccacagggatgctggcccatgttgactctacaaggtgttgaaag cgttccacagggatgctggcccatgttgactcgacaaggtgtcgaaagtgttccacggggatgctggcccatgttgactctacaag gtgtcgaaagcgttccacagggatgctggcccatgttgactccagtgcttcccacagttgtgtcagttggctggatgtcctgtggttggtggaccattcttgatacacacgggaaactgttgagagtggaaaaacccagcagcgttgcagttcttgacacaaaccgtctatcacctactaccataccctgttcaaagggaCTTAAATATTTAGTCtggcccgttcaccctctgaatggcacacatacacaatacattgtttcaaggcttaaaaatccttctgtaacctgtctcctccccttcatctacctggtgtcccatgtctaa
- the LOC127931618 gene encoding uncharacterized protein LOC127931618 isoform X17, which produces MWTLQGVESVPRGCWPMLTLQGVESVPQGCWPMWTRQGVESVPRGCWPMWTLQGVESVPQGCWPMLTRQGVESVPQGCWPMLTLQGVEGVPQGCWPMLTLQGVESVPQGCWPMLTLQGVESVPQGCWPMLTLQGVESVPQGCWPMLTRQGVESVPQGCWPMLTLQVVESVPRGCWPMLTLQGVEGVPQGCWPMLTLQGVESVPQGCWPMLTLQGVESVPQGCWPMLTRQGVESVPQGCWPMLTRQGVESVPQGCWPMLTLQGVESVPRGCWPMLTLQGVESVPQGCWPMLTPVLPTVVSVGWMSCGWWTILDTHGKLLRVEKPSSVAVLDTNRLSPTTIPCSKGLKYLVWPVHPLNGTHTQYIVSRLKNPSVTCLLPFIYLVSHV; this is translated from the exons atgtggactctacaaggtgttgaaagtgttccacggggatgctggcccatgttgactctacaaggtgtcgaaagtgttccacagggatgctggcccatgtggactcgacaaggtgtcgaaagtgttccacggggatgctggcccatgtggactctacaaggtgtcgaaagcgttccacagggatgctggcccatgttgactcgacaaggtgtcgaaagtgttccacagggatgctggcccatgttgactctacaaggtgttgagggcgttccacagggatgctggcccatgttgactctacaaggtgttgaaagcgttccacagggatgctggcccatgttgactctacaaggtgttgaaagcgttccacagggatgctggcccatgttgactctacaag gtgtcgaaagcgttccacagggatgctggcccatgttgactcgacaaggtgtcgaaagtgttccacagggatgctggcccatgttgactctacaagtggtcgaaagcgttccacggggatgctggcccatgttgactctacaaggtgttgagggcgttccacagggatgctggcccatgttgactctacaaggtgttgaaagcgttccacagggatgctggcccatgttgactctacaaggtgttgaaag cgttccacagggatgctggcccatgttgactcgacaag gtgtcgaaagtgttccacagggatgctggcccatgttgactcgacaaggtgtcgaaagtgttccacagggatgctggcccatgttgactctacaag gtgtcgaaagtgttccacggggatgctggcccatgttgactctacaag gtgtcgaaagcgttccacagggatgctggcccatgttgactccagtgcttcccacagttgtgtcagttggctggatgtcctgtggttggtggaccattcttgatacacacgggaaactgttgagagtggaaaaacccagcagcgttgcagttcttgacacaaaccgtctatcacctactaccataccctgttcaaagggaCTTAAATATTTAGTCtggcccgttcaccctctgaatggcacacatacacaatacattgtttcaaggcttaaaaatccttctgtaacctgtctcctccccttcatctacctggtgtcccatgtctaa